The Sphingomonas sinipercae genome contains a region encoding:
- the mnmE gene encoding tRNA uridine-5-carboxymethylaminomethyl(34) synthesis GTPase MnmE yields MHDTIFALSSGRPPAAIAVIRISGPSAHASAARLAGELPPARHAAVRELRGDDGELLDEALLLRFDGPASATGEDLVELHCHGGRAVVDVVLGALARHDDLREARPGEFTRRAFENGRIDLTAAEGLADLLEAETQSQRRAALLLADGHLSRQIEAWQARLLQLSARAEAAIDYVDEDSVDADPAIAADAQALVGELDAWLARATAEPLRDGVLVVIAGPPNAGKSSLLNVIVGSERAIVSDSPGTTRDHIEVAMALDGVPLRLTDTAGIREAEGVEGIGVARAHRLVDAADILLWLGEVADAPAHPRRLNVHARADLPDRRRAPAGSLAVSSVTGEGISELLVQVTQIARQMLPGEGEVALNRRQRACLAAARDDLALLEGTSDSAVVANCLRSARSAFDRLTGRAGVEDMLDALFGRFCLGK; encoded by the coding sequence GTGCACGACACGATCTTCGCGCTGTCGAGCGGTCGTCCGCCGGCGGCCATCGCGGTCATCAGGATCAGCGGGCCGAGCGCCCATGCCAGTGCGGCAAGGCTGGCCGGGGAGCTGCCGCCCGCCCGCCACGCCGCGGTCCGCGAGCTGCGCGGCGACGACGGCGAGCTGCTCGATGAAGCGCTGCTCCTGCGCTTCGATGGCCCGGCAAGCGCGACGGGCGAGGATCTGGTCGAGCTTCACTGCCACGGCGGCCGGGCGGTCGTCGACGTCGTCCTGGGCGCACTCGCTCGGCACGACGACCTGCGCGAAGCCCGTCCCGGCGAGTTCACGCGGCGAGCGTTCGAGAATGGCAGGATCGACCTCACCGCCGCCGAAGGCCTGGCCGACCTCCTCGAAGCCGAGACTCAGAGCCAGCGCCGCGCCGCGCTGCTTCTCGCCGACGGTCATCTCAGCCGCCAGATCGAGGCATGGCAGGCGCGGCTGCTGCAGCTTTCGGCTCGCGCCGAAGCGGCAATCGATTATGTCGATGAGGATAGCGTCGATGCGGACCCGGCAATCGCGGCCGACGCGCAAGCGCTCGTTGGTGAGCTTGACGCATGGCTTGCCCGGGCCACTGCCGAGCCGCTGCGGGACGGCGTCTTGGTCGTTATCGCCGGCCCACCAAATGCTGGAAAGTCCAGCCTTCTCAATGTGATAGTCGGTTCCGAGCGGGCGATTGTTAGCGATTCCCCGGGCACGACCCGTGACCATATCGAAGTGGCGATGGCGCTCGACGGGGTGCCGCTGCGGCTGACCGACACCGCCGGCATCCGCGAAGCCGAAGGGGTGGAGGGGATCGGGGTTGCACGAGCCCACCGGCTGGTCGATGCCGCGGACATTCTTCTTTGGCTGGGCGAAGTTGCGGACGCCCCGGCACATCCTCGGCGCCTCAACGTCCACGCCCGCGCCGATCTCCCGGACCGCCGGCGCGCACCCGCTGGATCCCTCGCCGTCTCCTCCGTCACTGGCGAGGGAATTTCCGAGTTGCTTGTCCAAGTGACGCAAATCGCCCGTCAAATGCTGCCCGGCGAGGGCGAGGTCGCGCTCAATCGCCGTCAGCGGGCGTGCCTGGCCGCGGCGCGTGATGACCTTGCCTTGCTTGAGGGCACGAGCGACTCGGCGGTGGTGGCGAACTGTCTTCGCTCGGCCCGGTCGGCGTTTGATCGCTTGACCGGTCGCGCCGGGGTTGAAGACATGCTCGACGCCTTGTTCGGTCGCTTCTGCCTTGGGAAATAG